In a genomic window of Quercus lobata isolate SW786 chromosome 4, ValleyOak3.0 Primary Assembly, whole genome shotgun sequence:
- the LOC115985930 gene encoding G-type lectin S-receptor-like serine/threonine-protein kinase At1g67520 has product MCYCCLLRKRKVVPQGNNETTEEKELCNLVISNRFDDVSEFPNDGKNGSNITIFSYECIKVATNNFSLENKLGEGGFGPVYMGTLLTSQQIAIKRLSRNSEQGIIEFKNELILISKLQHMNLVKLLGCCIFGEERMLVYEYMPNKSLDYFLFDSNQSKLLDWKKRFNIIEGIAQGLIYLHKYSRLKVIHRDLKASNILLDQSMNPKISDFGMTRIFKQNEVEANTNRIVGTYGYMSPEYAMEGVFSIKSDVYSFGALMLEIVCGRKNNSFYDDGHEIYGKKVKG; this is encoded by the exons ATGTGCTACTGCTGTCTactaagaaagagaaaagttgTGCCTCAAG GAAATAACGAAACCACGGAAGAAAAAGAATTGTGTAATTTAGTGATTTCAAATAGATTTGATGATGTGAGTGAGTTTCCAAATGATGGAAAGAATGGATCTAATATAACTATATTTAGTTACGAATGTATCAAGGTTGCCACTAACAACTTCTcattagaaaacaagcttggagAGGGCGGTTTTGGACCTGTCTACATG GGAACATTGCTAACAAGTCAACAAATAGCCATAAAGCGACTATCAAGAAATTCAGAACAAGGCATAATTGAGTTCAAGAATGAGTTGATACTCATATCTAAACTCCAACACATGAATCTTGTTAAGCTTTTGGGTTGTTgcatttttggagaagaaaggaTGCTAGTCTATGAATACATGCCCAACAAAAGCTTGGACTACTTCCTATTTG ATTCAAATCAAAGCAAGCTACTAGATTGGAAGAAACGTTTCAACATAATTGAAGGAATTGCTCAAGGATTGATCTATCTCCACAAATATTCAAGGTTGAAAGTAATTCACAGAGATCTAAAAGCCAGTAACATACTTCTTGATCAAAGTATGAATCCAAAGATTTCTGATTTTGGCATGACAAGAATTTTCAAGCAAAATGAAGTGGAAGCAAATACTAATAGAATTGTTGGGACATA CGGTTACATGTCCCCTGAATATGCTATGGAGGGTGTGTTCTCTATAAAATCAGATGTTTATAGCTTTGGAGCTTTAATGCTTGAAATCGTGTGCGGTAGAAAAAACAACAGCTTCTATGATGATGG GCATGAGATTTATGGCAAGAAGGTAAAGGGCTAG